The genomic DNA TCTCTAGCTGTGCCACTATATACTGTTTTTTATGAATATAGTATTGATGGCAGTCGATTATTGTTTTATTATGCACCTGTTGCAATTTTAATTTCTTTATTAAGTGTCACTGCTTCAATGCTTCAAGGTATTGATAAGCAGAAACTCACTGTTTTTATCATTTTAGGTTCTGTCGTATTGAAATTTTTATTAAACATGCCGCTTATTATTATGTTTGAAACAGCTGGTGCGATTTTAAGTACTGCAATTGCATTACTCTTTGCGATTTTATGTAATTTTGTTGTATTAAAAAAATATGCGCGTTTTAAATTTTATGACACGCTTTTAGATACATGTAAAATTTTATTCTATGGCTTTTTAATGATGATTATCGTAGAAGCTATCTATTACGTATTGCAACTCTTTATTTCTCCAGCGAGTCATGTAGGTGCATTCATCATAACTGTGATTTGTGCAGTTATTGGTGCATTAATCTACGGTGGTATTACAATCAAAACGAGACTTGCAGATAAGTTTTTAGGTAATATTCCAAATAAAATTCGTCAAAAAGTTGGTTTCTTATAATGAGAATTGATAAGTTTCTCTCTCAAATGGGATTCGGTACACGTTCTGAGGTCAAAGTATTAATTAAAAAAGGTTTTGTAACTTGTAATCAAGAGCGTATTAAAAGTCCAAAGTTTCAAATCGATGCGGATACCGATTTAATAGAAGTGAATGGTGAAAAGGTTCAATATGAACCTTTTCAATATTTAATGATGAATAAACCTAAAGGCGTTATTTCAGCAACCGAAGATCCAGTCCATCAAACGGTTATTGATTTAGTGAAGGACGATTCACATTTAGATTTATTTCCTGTAGGTCGATTAGATAAAGATACGGAAGGCTTATTGTTCATTACTAATGATGGGAAGTTTAATCATGAATTAATGAGCCCGAACAAGCATGTTACAAAAACTTATTGGGTTGAAGCTAAAAAACAACTTGAAATGTCGGATATTACCGCTTTTGAAAAAGGAATCACTTTAAAAGAAGGATTACTCAAACCTGCGCAATTAGAAATATTAGAGCCTCCTAATACGGCACTTGTTACGATTCAAGAAGGAAAATATCATCAAGTTAAGCGGATGTTTCATGCGATTAATAATGAAGTGCTGGCATTGAAGCGGATAGCCATTGGTGATGTTCAATTGGATGAGACGCTAAAGCCAGGTGAATGTCGGGCGTTGACTGCTGAAGAATTAACTACGCTTTATCCCACTTTGAATCCAAAAAATTAATGTTTAATTCTTTGTTAGCCGGGTAACCTTACACTAAACAAAATTGAGGTGATATCATGGCTAAATCTGGAAAATTTTTAAGAGCGGCTATCGGTATTGGAAGTGCTGTTGCTGCAGTTGTACTTTCTAATAAAGATAACCGTGACAAATTAAAAAATGAATATAACAAGTATAAAGAAAACCCAGAAGATTATAAAAAACGTGCACAAGAAAAAGCTTCGCAACTTGGTGAAGCTGCGACACAAGAATTTAATAAAGTGAAAGAGGATCCAAAAGCTTATGTAAATGAAGCTAAGCAAGATCCAAAAGGTTTTATTAATAATAAAAAAGAACAGTTGTTAAATAACGATACTAAAGACACAACGGATAAAAGAGCAGCCAAATTCGATGATGAAGGCGGCGGTAATCCAGCAAATAATTTGCGTATTGTGACTGAAGAAGAATTGAATAATAAGAATCAATCATAATGTAAAGGATTTGTGAAACGATTAATCATTTTGGTGTACTTTCATTCATTTAACTAGATGACGAATGACATATACGTCTAAACGACCAATAGTGATTGCGTTATTTCATCGCTTTACAATGACTTTCTAGGGTTGAGAAATATTACAAATTTGACTACAAAGTTGTTTTGTATCAAAAATTCTACAACCCTAGTTCATTCAAATTGAAGACATTTCAATTTGAATTTGTCGGCGAATCAGTATTTGGTGTATATCAAGTGAACTGGTTCGTTTTTTTATTCAATAAAAATAAAAAGGAGTGTCCGCGTGCTGATGAGGACAGATGGCGCTTCGTCTGTCGCAAACGATTGATTATGTTTGAAAAATAAAATGTGAGTCCATCAATTTTACTGTTGTTTATTGAATAATTCATGTAGAATAGAAAGTACAACTATTAAAAAGGAAGAGATGATCAGCATGTGGAGAGAAAAAGTACAAGAATATGAAGCGCAAATGATCGAAGACTTAAAAGGACTTTTATCTATTAAATCCGTACGTGATGATGCAGCAGCTACCGCAGAAGCACCAGTTGGACCTGGTCCAAGAGCGGCATTAGATTATATGTATCAACTCGCTGAAAGAGATGGATTTAACACATTTGATACAGATCACTTAGCAGGTCGTATTGAGATTGGAAAAGGTGAAGAGTTGTTCGGAATTTTAGGTCATGTCGACGTTGTGCCTGCTGGAGACGGATGGGATACAGATCCATTTGACCCGGTTGAAACGGAAGACCGCATTATTGCACGTGGGACATTAGATGACAAAGGGCCAACCATCGCCGCATATTATGCAGTTAAGATTCTTAATGATATGAATGTGGATTGGAAAAAAAGAATACATATTATCATTGGAAGTGATGAGGAATCTGATTGGAAATGTACAGAGCGCTATTTTAAAACAGAGGAAATGCCGTCCATCGGTATTGCACCAGATGCAGAGTTCCCGTTAATTCATGGTGAAAAAGGAATTACAACTTTTGATATTAAACAACGAACATTAGCGCTTGATGAAGATGAACCTGAAATTGAGTTGCAACAATTTGAATCTGGTGAACGTTACAACATGGTGCCTGATAAAGCACATGCGCATATTTTAGTTAAAGAAAATATGACGGACACGATTCAACGATTTGAGGCATTTTTAACAGCGCATCAATTGACAGGAGAACATGAAGTTGACAGCGGAATTTTAAAATTAAGTGTGTACGGTAAGGCTGTACATGCAATGGATCCAGCTATCGGTGTCAATGCAGGATTATATTTAATTCATTTCCTAAATACATTAAACTTAAATCAATCTGCGAAAGCATGGGCAGCATTGAGTGACCAATACTTATTTGAGTCACATTTCGGAGAGAAAATGAATATGCAATTTCATTCTGATGAAATGGGCGATGTCACTACTAATCCTGGTGTGATTCGTTATGATCGTGAAAATGGAGGTACTTTTGGTATTAACCTACGTTATCCAGAAGGCTTTGATTTTGATACTGCGATTGCAGCATTTGAAAAAGAATTGGTAGCAAAAGGTTTTGAACTTGAATTGCATAAAGTCCAAACACCACACTTTGTAAATCCAGATGATCCATTTATTCAAAAACTATTAACAGCCTATCGTAACCAAACAGGCGATATGAAACCGTCATTTACAATTGGTGGCGGGACATATGCCCGTAATTTAGATAAAGGTGTCGCATTCGGAGCAATGTTTGATGACTCTGAAGATTTAATGCACCAAAAAAATGAATATATTACTAAGAAGCAGTTATTCAACGCAACGAGCATTTATTTAGAGGCCATTTATTCGGTTTGTGTGGAGGGATAAGTATGACAAAAATATTATTGAATCAAAGTTTTGTCGATGAAAGTGAAGCAAAAGTACCTTTTAACGATAGAGGTTATAATTTTGGCGACGGCATTTATGAATATATCCGCGTTTATGACGGTAAATTATTTACTTCAAAAGAACACTTCGAGCGTTTGTTAAGAAGCGCGGCTGAAATTGGTTTTGATTTAAATCATACTGTTGAATCTTTAACAGAGCTTGTACGTGAATTAGCTGAAGTGAATCAAGTTGTTAATGGTGGCATTTATATACAAGTGACACGTGGTGTTGCACCTCGTGATCACGCGTTTCCTACGCCACCTGTTGAACCCGTTATCACAGGTTTTGCTAAACACTACGATCGTCCCTATGAAGCACTTGATGAAGGTGTCTCTGCAGTCACTACAGAAGATATTCGTTGGTTAAGATGTGACATTAAGAGCTTAAATCTTTTAGGTAATGTATTAGCTAAAGAATATGCTTCGAAATATAATGCAATTGAAGCCATTCAACATCGTGATGGTGTTGTAACAGAAGGTGCATCAAGTAACGTCTATGCGATTAAAGATAACGTTGTTTATACACACCCAGTAAGTCATCTTATTTTGAATGGGATTACACGACAAGTGATTAAATGGGTTTGTGAAGATGAAAACATTACAATGAAAGAGGAACCTTTTACGGTCGCATTTTTGAAAGAGGCTGATGAAGTTATCATTTCAAGTACCTCTGTAGAAGTAATGCCGATTGTCACTTTAGATGGTGAAGCTGTAAACGATGGGAAGGTTGGCCCAATCACACGCCAATTACAAAAAGGTTTCGAACGTTATATCCGTTCACATTCACATTAAAAAATAAATCTAATTTAATTTATGATATTTTTATGAAATTTTGTGTTGCACAAAGGTAAAAAGTCACATTTTGTGTCCCATTTTTGGTTGAAAAAAAAGGCCAATAATTATAAAATTTAACTTGAGTGCAAAACGTGAACAGAAATAAAATCATTGAAAATTGATGATGTAAATATGGCTCTTGAATAATTTTTCATGAGCCTTTTCTAATTGGAAAGTGAGGTGAGTGAGTTGTGGAGCAGTTTTATCAGTTAGGATGGACGCTTGACTCTGCTGGCGGGGCATCAGGGGAAGCTTATATGGCTGAGCAAGATGGGCAAAAACTGTTTTTGAAACGAAATTCGAATCCGTTTATTGCAGCATTATCAGCTGAAGGTATTGTTCCAAAATTGGTTTGGACGAAGCGGATTGAAACGGGTGAAGTAGTCACTGCGCAACATTGGAAAAATGGGCGTGAATTAACTTCAAATGAAATGGCTCAAGATAGAGTGGCCTATTTATTAAGAAAAATCCACCAGTCAAAACCACTATTAACGATGTTAAAACGTATGGAAATGGCACCTATCACGCCTGAAATCATGCTGAATAAAATTAATGCTTCTTTATCGAGAGAAGTATTGACACATCATGTCATTCGTAAGGCTTTGACTTATTTAGAAGAGCATATGCCTGAATATGATCCACGTTTTTATACGGTGGTCCATGGTGATGTTAACCACAATAACTGGTTATTATCGGATACAGATGAACTTTTCTTAGTTGACTGGGAAGGTGCGATGATTGCCGATCCAGCGATTGACATCGGAATGTTGCTCTACAACTACGTACCTGAAACCCAATGGTCTGAATGGTTTGATATATACGAGGTAAAAGAAACCTTAAATTTAAAAAAACGAATGAAATGGTATACCGTCATTCAATCTATCGGTATGGTTCAGTGGAACGAAGAACATAAACGTTATAAAGATATGAACACGTGGCTTAAATTTTTAAATCAAGTGATGGGAAGTAACGTTTTTATATAAGGAGAACGAATCATGAGAATGAGAAATAAACCGTGGGCTGAGTCCTATCTGATTGAGCATAGTGATATTGTCGATTTGGACGGTTCACACGCACAAGAAGTCAGTAACTGGTTTGAAAAGTCACAGCCTATTCATATTGAAGTGGGCTCGGGCATGGGTAAATTCATCACGACACTTGCAAGTCAAAATCCGAATATTAATTATGTAGCGATTGAGCGAGATAAAAATGTGATGATTCGTGTGTTAGATAAAGTCAATGCGTTGAAACTGACGAATATCAAATTATTGTGTAATGATGCGATAAAGCTAACAGATTATTTTAAAAATGATGAAGTTGATAGAATCTATCTTAACTTTTCTGACCCATGGCCTAAAAAACGCCATGCTAAACGACGTTTAACTTACCCAACATTTTTAGAAATCTACGAGCAAATCTTGAAAAATGATGGGGAGCTTCATTTCAAAACCGATAACCGTGGATTATTTGCATATAGTTTAGAAAGTATGTCGCAATATGGCATGTACTTTACTAAAATCAATTTAAACCTACATCAAGAAGATGAAGGTGACAATATACCAACAGAATACGAACATAAATTTGCTGAAAAAGGCTCTAGAATTTATCGCATGGAAGCCAAGTTTCACAATAAAAATCAATGATGAAGGATCGGGCTGATAAGCATGTCAATGTTTATCAATCCGATTTTTTGCGGCTGTACACTTTATATGGTGGTTATGTGTCTATAATAATTAAGTCGCAAACTTCCGATTGCTTCTTCGAGTCTCGCTTTCCCAGGCGCCTTACCTCAACTAATTTTGGCTTTTATTGTAGCTCATAAGAAGCCAAAATGGATTTTCGGTTTCGGCTCTATGCCTCGGGAGTCTCGACTCGGTACGCAATCTATTTAAGCAATTTCACTATTGAAAAGTGGCATTGCTTACTTTATGAATCACACGTTTTACAGAAGATGCAGAAACATTACAATCACTTGCGATATCAGTTTCTGAGCGAACTTGTGTTGCTTTATCTATAATGGCTTTCTGAACATGGTTTGAGATAAAACAGTTATCCTCAACAACATTTGTTTTAGAAGTAAAAGTCCGACCACAAACCCTACATTTAAAACGTTGTTTTAACAGATTTAAATACACTGCTATCTCTTGGAATCTTAAAAAAGTAATTCGCGATAAACGTTTTCCGTATTTGTGTATTCGGTTTGGATTCGTATGATAACAGTGAGGACAAGTCATAGGCTTGTATGAAAGGGTACCAAAGATGACGTTAGATTTCTTACCTCTAATAACTACATCTTCTTTAACTTTAGTGATTTTAATATTATTATCTTTAATATATCATTACACATAGGCGCAATATGTCTCCTTTATTTTTGGTTTAGTCACTTAAAATGATAGAGGCATTTGCGCTATTTTTGTACAAAAAAGCAGTATGACTTATGTCATCCCACCATAAAAAATGAAGAACCTTTTTTGCTTTTACTGGCTTTTTAAGGAAGTAGCCAATGAGTTTGCGTATGATGATGTTAACTATAAATATTGTGTATTAGTAAAACTTGATAGTTTACCAGTTGATATCGAGATTGATTCTATCGTCGTGTGTGTTTATAAATGATTGTCTTTTATCTTGCAATTCGTTGCATTGAACTGTCTGAGCGTCTTACAATTAATATATTAAGGAGTGGTAACATGGATATTGGTAAATTTAAAGTTGATGCATTAGATGGTGGCTTTACACAAATGGATGGTGGGGCCATTTTTGGTGTTGTACCTAAACCATTATGGGAAAAACAATATGCAGTGAATGATAAAAATCAAGTTCCGTTAGTCACGCATCCTATTCTAATTCGGACAGGCGATTGTAATATTTTAATTGATGCAGGTATTGGCAATCATAAATTAACTGAGAAGCAATTACGTAATTATGGTGTAATCAATGAGTCTCGTATTAAGGAAGGATTAGCGCGTTTTTCATTAACACCTGAGGAAATAGATCTTGTCTTAATGACACATATGCACTTTGATCATGCGACAGGGCTTACTGACGCTGAGGGGAATGCACAGTTTCCAAATGCGCGCCATTATATACAACAAGATGAGTGGCATGAATTTATAGCACCTAATATCAGAAGCCGAGCAACATATTGGCCAAGTAATAGAGGTACGTATGAAGATCGAATGATTTTATTTGAAGATACGATTGAACCCTATCCGGGCATAAAGATGAAACATACCGGCGGACATAGCTATGGCCATGTTTTAATTGAAATAGAAAGTGATAATGAAAAAGCTGTACACATGGCAGATATTTTTAGCACAGCGGCACATCGTAATCCACTTTGGGTGACTGCCTATGATGATTATCCGATGCAATCGATTAGAGAAAAAGAGCGCTTAACACGTTACTATGCGGCAAACGAATATTGGTTTTTGTTTTATCATGATGTTGAATATTTTGCGGTACAATTAAGTGATGACTTAAAAAACATTAAAGCGCAAATCTTGAGATAATAAAAAAGGGTGGACATTAAATTGTGTCCAATCCCCTCAGCTATATTTCTATAATGTCAATGATTTGGCCATCATATGCGTCAGCGATAAATTCATAATGGTAAATTTTACCATTGCGCTCAGCACTGATGCCCCCTTTGTATACCTCATATTCGATACCAAATTTACGATATGTTGTCGGTTCATAAAGGATATAAGACCCTGTGACATGTTTAAAGTAGCTTTTAACAGAATCTATGACTTTATTGGCTGGGATATATTTCTGTTTATTCATATTCAGCACATAAAAATAACTTCCTGCAAGAACCACGCCGATTGTGATTGGTATCAATAAAGGCCAGTTTTTTTTCGATAACATAATTCACATCTCCTTGTTGAAGACTTAATTCTAGTTTACCACAGTAGAGATGATATACTAAATAAAGAGACTAAAAAAATAAGGAGTGTGCGATATGACAACAAGTACGATTGAAAAAATTAAGACTTTAACGGAACTACACGGTGCTCCTAATTTTGAACATCGCGTACGTGAATATATGAAAGCGAGTATGACACCTTATGTTGATACATTTGTATATGATCGAATGGGCGGATTTTACGGTGTAAAGAAAAGTAAAAATAAAAATGCGAAACGTGTAATGGTTGCAGCCCATATGGATGAGATTGGATTTATGATCACAGAAGTAACGGCACAAGGTTTGATTAAATTTACGGCCCTTGGTGGAGTGGCAAATGATATTTGGCAAGGGCAACGTCTTAAAATTTTGACACAACAAAATGAAGAAATCATCGGTGTAGTGGCGAATATACCAAGCCACTTTAGAACAGGACAAGAAGGCGCGCCACGCATTGAAGATTTACTTTTAGATATTGGAGAAAGTTCTAAAGAGGATGTTTTAAAGCGAGGCGTACAATTAGGAGACCCTATTGTACCGCACACAGAATTATTACAGTTGTCTGAACACCGATATGCAGCAAAAGCATGGGATAACCGATACGGCTGTGTCATCGGTCTAGAATTACTCGAACAACTTAAAGACGTTGAATTAGATTTTGATTTATATGTTGGCGCGAATGTACAAGAAGAAGTAGGTTTACGAGGTGCTGAAGCGGCTGCTCGTCTGATTAATCCAGATGTCGCTTTTGTTGTTGATTGCTCACCTGCTAACGATATGAAAGGGCGACAAGGTCTTTCGGGTGTACTAGGAGAAGGGGCGCTGTTACGAATTAAAGATGGTACGATGCTACTCAAACCAGCCTTTAAATCTTATTTACAACAAATTGCAGCAGAACACCAGATTCAATATCAACATTATATCTCACCTGGTGGTACTGACGGCGGTGTAATTCATAAATCGAATATTGGTGTGCCAACTGCTGTGATTGGCGTGTGTGCAAGATATATTCATAGTGTGGATGCTGTTTTTGATATTCGTGATTATCAAGCAGCGAATGCATGGTTAACGGCGTCTATCCGTCAATTAGATGATGAAACGATAGAACGATTACAATATCAATAGGAGTGATAGTGATGATTCAATTAGAAAGTGAACAACAATTTAATGCATTTGCGCAAAAAAATACCGTTTTCTTATTTAGTGCAGGTTGGTGTCCAGATTGTCATGTCATTGAGC from Staphylococcus schleiferi includes the following:
- a CDS encoding pseudouridine synthase, producing MRIDKFLSQMGFGTRSEVKVLIKKGFVTCNQERIKSPKFQIDADTDLIEVNGEKVQYEPFQYLMMNKPKGVISATEDPVHQTVIDLVKDDSHLDLFPVGRLDKDTEGLLFITNDGKFNHELMSPNKHVTKTYWVEAKKQLEMSDITAFEKGITLKEGLLKPAQLEILEPPNTALVTIQEGKYHQVKRMFHAINNEVLALKRIAIGDVQLDETLKPGECRALTAEELTTLYPTLNPKN
- a CDS encoding YtxH domain-containing protein, whose protein sequence is MAKSGKFLRAAIGIGSAVAAVVLSNKDNRDKLKNEYNKYKENPEDYKKRAQEKASQLGEAATQEFNKVKEDPKAYVNEAKQDPKGFINNKKEQLLNNDTKDTTDKRAAKFDDEGGGNPANNLRIVTEEELNNKNQS
- the pepV gene encoding dipeptidase PepV, which produces MWREKVQEYEAQMIEDLKGLLSIKSVRDDAAATAEAPVGPGPRAALDYMYQLAERDGFNTFDTDHLAGRIEIGKGEELFGILGHVDVVPAGDGWDTDPFDPVETEDRIIARGTLDDKGPTIAAYYAVKILNDMNVDWKKRIHIIIGSDEESDWKCTERYFKTEEMPSIGIAPDAEFPLIHGEKGITTFDIKQRTLALDEDEPEIELQQFESGERYNMVPDKAHAHILVKENMTDTIQRFEAFLTAHQLTGEHEVDSGILKLSVYGKAVHAMDPAIGVNAGLYLIHFLNTLNLNQSAKAWAALSDQYLFESHFGEKMNMQFHSDEMGDVTTNPGVIRYDRENGGTFGINLRYPEGFDFDTAIAAFEKELVAKGFELELHKVQTPHFVNPDDPFIQKLLTAYRNQTGDMKPSFTIGGGTYARNLDKGVAFGAMFDDSEDLMHQKNEYITKKQLFNATSIYLEAIYSVCVEG
- the dat gene encoding D-amino-acid transaminase, which translates into the protein MTKILLNQSFVDESEAKVPFNDRGYNFGDGIYEYIRVYDGKLFTSKEHFERLLRSAAEIGFDLNHTVESLTELVRELAEVNQVVNGGIYIQVTRGVAPRDHAFPTPPVEPVITGFAKHYDRPYEALDEGVSAVTTEDIRWLRCDIKSLNLLGNVLAKEYASKYNAIEAIQHRDGVVTEGASSNVYAIKDNVVYTHPVSHLILNGITRQVIKWVCEDENITMKEEPFTVAFLKEADEVIISSTSVEVMPIVTLDGEAVNDGKVGPITRQLQKGFERYIRSHSH
- a CDS encoding phosphotransferase family protein — encoded protein: MEQFYQLGWTLDSAGGASGEAYMAEQDGQKLFLKRNSNPFIAALSAEGIVPKLVWTKRIETGEVVTAQHWKNGRELTSNEMAQDRVAYLLRKIHQSKPLLTMLKRMEMAPITPEIMLNKINASLSREVLTHHVIRKALTYLEEHMPEYDPRFYTVVHGDVNHNNWLLSDTDELFLVDWEGAMIADPAIDIGMLLYNYVPETQWSEWFDIYEVKETLNLKKRMKWYTVIQSIGMVQWNEEHKRYKDMNTWLKFLNQVMGSNVFI
- the trmB gene encoding tRNA (guanosine(46)-N7)-methyltransferase TrmB — protein: MRMRNKPWAESYLIEHSDIVDLDGSHAQEVSNWFEKSQPIHIEVGSGMGKFITTLASQNPNINYVAIERDKNVMIRVLDKVNALKLTNIKLLCNDAIKLTDYFKNDEVDRIYLNFSDPWPKKRHAKRRLTYPTFLEIYEQILKNDGELHFKTDNRGLFAYSLESMSQYGMYFTKINLNLHQEDEGDNIPTEYEHKFAEKGSRIYRMEAKFHNKNQ
- a CDS encoding transposase family protein translates to MTCPHCYHTNPNRIHKYGKRLSRITFLRFQEIAVYLNLLKQRFKCRVCGRTFTSKTNVVEDNCFISNHVQKAIIDKATQVRSETDIASDCNVSASSVKRVIHKVSNATFQ
- a CDS encoding YtnP family quorum-quenching lactonase; the encoded protein is MDIGKFKVDALDGGFTQMDGGAIFGVVPKPLWEKQYAVNDKNQVPLVTHPILIRTGDCNILIDAGIGNHKLTEKQLRNYGVINESRIKEGLARFSLTPEEIDLVLMTHMHFDHATGLTDAEGNAQFPNARHYIQQDEWHEFIAPNIRSRATYWPSNRGTYEDRMILFEDTIEPYPGIKMKHTGGHSYGHVLIEIESDNEKAVHMADIFSTAAHRNPLWVTAYDDYPMQSIREKERLTRYYAANEYWFLFYHDVEYFAVQLSDDLKNIKAQILR
- a CDS encoding M42 family metallopeptidase, with protein sequence MTTSTIEKIKTLTELHGAPNFEHRVREYMKASMTPYVDTFVYDRMGGFYGVKKSKNKNAKRVMVAAHMDEIGFMITEVTAQGLIKFTALGGVANDIWQGQRLKILTQQNEEIIGVVANIPSHFRTGQEGAPRIEDLLLDIGESSKEDVLKRGVQLGDPIVPHTELLQLSEHRYAAKAWDNRYGCVIGLELLEQLKDVELDFDLYVGANVQEEVGLRGAEAAARLINPDVAFVVDCSPANDMKGRQGLSGVLGEGALLRIKDGTMLLKPAFKSYLQQIAAEHQIQYQHYISPGGTDGGVIHKSNIGVPTAVIGVCARYIHSVDAVFDIRDYQAANAWLTASIRQLDDETIERLQYQ